The Pungitius pungitius chromosome 10, fPunPun2.1, whole genome shotgun sequence DNA window TTGGACAGTGGACCAGGCGACACCTGGACGAGGGGAAATGTCTCCGTCAACCACGTGAACTCATCACagatgggggggaagggggggctaTTACATCTTGACACACTTGACCACTGAACGATGGACCATGTCCTAAATAAATAGCTCCTGTTGATGGTAAAAATAAGAATATAGAAGCAGATTTATCAGTTAACTTAATAAGCTACCTTGATATGGCCAATTTACAGATTAAAATCTCCTTATAGCTAAGAACAGAATTATAACTATCGTAATCCGGCCAACTGTGAGGGGAGATGATCAGCATTCAGACACTTACATGGCTGATATGATTGATGTGGTTGCTTTTCCTCTTGTCCCGTACTGTAAAAGGAGAGAGACGTTACACAAAGCCACGCGAGAAGAGGGCATCCCATTCAACGCCACATGACCAACGCAGGATTGCAGCGGCCAAAGAAAGGGCGTATCATTGAAATGACTCAACTCCTGAAACCAGACCCGTCTGAACAAACGAGCAATCATGTGATTCAGGTGCGTGTCTCACCGTCTGTCTGGGACTTGCTGAGGAAGATGGTGCTCGCCCGCGCGTGGTCCGACGGGTTCGACTCCGAGGCCAGctctgagaaaacaacaaagagcgCTGCATGAGTGCCGATCGCTTGTGGGAGGGAgacaacaggaagccagtgagcTGAGCTGTGGGATCGTGCATCTCGTCGTTATCCATCATGGGGAAACGATGCAGTGAGAGTCCGATGAGCAGGAAGCAGAACAGATATTCTTTATCCGATTACGTCGGCGGGTCGGAGGCGGCAAAAGACTCGACACATACGTTTTTAACTTatagaatgtgttttttaatgcatgtttttgtgtgtaatgtggGCCACAATATCCAAACTGTTTACTTTCCGATTAATGTCGGTAGGCATCATAATGACGGCTTCTTGGTACCAATTTCATGTTTTCCCCACTCAGTGTTATCATAAAAAGCAGCCGCTCAAACTTCtaccagagacacacagaatTTTTATACCAATATCCAGTGAGAGACTGTCAGAAACTCAGGGATTGTATAAGAACTTTGTGATTATAATACTTAACTGAACTGTAAATTCAggcaatacaaacacacagatggcCCCGTTTGCTCCACAAGAACGGCGATTGTGTTCTTTATCGAAATCCGAGCAGACGGGTTCCATAAAAGGCCGGGGATTAGGCGATGGCAGCGAGGACGCCCAGAGGAGACATGAGGAATGTGGGAAGGACTGCCGGACGGATTGGGACACTCTCCCTGCCGACAGCTGCTCTCAACCGGGcatcgcacacaaacacacacacctcccattGGCTACCCGTACAACTGGTCTCAGTAGCAGTTGGTATGGTGCGACTGATTTAATGTCACAAGCAGCACATTACAAAATACACTCTTATCCCTATGTATAACTATACACATCTCCAtagaaataattaacaaatgtTAAGGATGTTTGTTCCCGCTCTGCTTCGGACTGATTATGAAACTGAGGTTGGTAAGACAATGATGAATAAATGTCGAGGGAGGCTTGGGATGTGACGTCAACAGGATGCTGCAGTGACCAGCTAACGTTAAATAGCGAGAAGAATATTATCTGAGTGAGTTACTCAGCAACTGTGACCGTGAACGCCTCATGAAGTTGTCACACTACAGATTgatccagagtgtgtgtgtgtgtgtggggggggggggggggaaagagatcCTATGTTgacacaactgtgtgtgtgtgtgtgcgcgcacacatgGGCGGATGTTTGCAGTATCGGTCGTTAGGTCGCCATGCTTAGATCTCAGGTGAGGGAGCACAGAAAAGGGGAGCTTTAAACTCCGTTTAAAGCCTACCGTCAGGGACCTCTCTGTCGCTTATGTGCTGCAGGTAGGGCACGGTGTTGTCGTCGCTCACTTCGGTGCTggtctgcagctcctccagccgctCTGCCGGCTGCCTCGACGGCAGTTTGGGGCTCGACTCGGGAGAGGCGCAGCATGACACGGTGTTTCCCATCGCGGGGCGGGCGTAGGCTTCACACTTATTGCAGCAGAGTAGGAGTGGTGCGAGGGTATGTTGCTAGCTAAGATGAGCTCGCCACAGCTTCGTAAACATTACCGGGCTTTCGGCGCTGTTAGCACGGCACTATGTTTGCGTGCTAAGTCGCCGCTGTCCGCCGACTCCGTGGAATGGCATTCCTGTCCATTTGAGGGTAGCGTCACGCTTAACAGTCAAAGGAGAGCCGGACACACAGGTTCACCCAGTTGTAAATCGGTCTATCATATATTATTCGACGTGTTATTGCAATATCATCATATAGCCGTTTATTAAATGCAGGGAGTCGccaatgcattcattcattcaacatgcTAGTTTCGCTGctaggtaacgttagctaactagcaTTGTAGCAGAATAGCATTAGTTAGCATGCATCTTTAACTTTGTTTCTATTCCACATGAATAACAATTATcgtgcaaaaataaatgtcatctaaaaaaatacaaatttgaagATTAAAAAACTGCCAGATTCTGGCAAAATAATTTCCCGAGATGTTCTAAATAACCGCGCAGACGTCATGCAACCGGGACGGTGCCTAGCCAAATCTAGCCCGAGGTTTCTGCGGCCTCCAATGGAAAAAGAAGGTAAAGAGAAAAATCCAAGACTTTAGGCAAGAGTCTCAATGACATCAGGTTGAATAGGCCTGGTTCCAGTTCTTCATTAGGTAAACAAGTCTAGTCACTGGCCTGGAGTGCCCTATTAGTGCCTTCACCCCGTCAGATTTATGCTGGCTCTAGTCGCTGCCACCGCCGCCATCTGTTGCCGGAGCTGACATACGGCTCCGCTTGGAACAAATATTTATGTAGCCCCTCCTACCTAGAAATTCCATTCGTTTTCATTGGCTGACAAATCAAAACACTGCCGTTTTGGGGTCGCGCATTGGTTGAAGTAGCTGTCTGTTACAGACGATTTTAAACCGATAAATAGTATTTACCACACTACTATTTTAGTATCGTCACCGACCCACACCCTTTTTTTGAAACTGAAGCCGGTCCTCTATCAGCCTGCAAATCAGCATTCCTCCTCATTCAAGCTAAAGCACACATTTCTGGTCTTAAGATTAGTTTCCCCGAAAACTATAGCTAAGTTACTTCCTGAGAAGACCGAACTTATTTCCCGAAAAACGGGAATGTCTGCACAAAAAACCCCTTCATCTTACCGGTAATACTTTCTCTCTGATTAACTAAATGTTGATGTAAACACACGACCCCTTCATGGTTCATCTGTGCCTGTTAGAAGCAGACTACATACATAACAATCATCAAGAGCAGTTTATTGCAACATTACAAGTGTTTACAAAAGAATGATGCAGTGTCAGAATAACAGCATTTTACAATAAAGGGCTGGTACAGTTTTATACCGTGACAACGTTGAAACGAACGCTACACAACGCATCGCTTGCTGACATCGTCAACAAGATGCTATACAAGACACGGCATTTTCAAATTGATAACTTGTAAAAGTGGCAATATAGAAACTGATCACGttaaaagttagaaaaaacgTTATTATAACTGTTCTAGAACGTCTCTATATACTTTTACAAACACGGATATCAATCTGTTTCATGCACAAGTGAGGCCCGTGGGTATAAATCGCTCTGGCACAGACATTAAACACTTTTGGTTTGGTTGGAAAGACGTAATGTgtaatcaaacaaagaaaaaagagattATTACtatgttgctgctttttttacCCCAGCACCAGCACTACATGTGTGAAATGCAAGAGGTGGAAATTATTGTCAGAATATTGTACAACAGGTTTCCTCTCACAACCTTGAGCAGTTTGAGCCTTGCAGACCCGCACACATATTTAAACCCTCACTAACGTGTCCATGGGATCAATATGAGATGTTTCATTCAAATCCTTCCGAAGGTGCTGCTGTGATTATTTCAGCTGATTCAACCCTTTAATCCATGATACATTACACATACTTAAACTGTACAATATCAACATGTTgacaacaatacaaataaaaacaccaaagcTACCATGAACTGCCCCCAAATTTCCTCTCGGCTCCTCTGTAGCTTTCATACAAATCAAAATGAACCAAAGGCATCATTTGTCATTACAGTCCCATAATGACAAATCCAGACATAAGTTTCAACCATCAACAGTGAGCTGGAGGAAACAATAATCATTTGGAGTTTCCTTAACAATCGAGGATGTTGTACTCGAAAACTGTCCATTGTTTGGTCAGGAGGATTCAGGATTAGTTTCTACTTAAAATCAGTAAATAATTAGCTTGATACATACATTGTATCTTTAATTCAAATCTAGTTCAACTTGTATGTAGTAAAATACACTTTTTGAAGTACCTTTCATTTGATGAATTGGAGGATATAAAAGCAGTTCTTAAAGGGGACATTCCTGCTGAGATAAAAGTACATTTCCAGTCTGCAAACACCAAATGTTCTGTGcgcttttcaaatgaacaaataataaaaacagatgcGCGTTGTGGACCCTGACGCCTCGCCCAGCGCTCCAAACCAGCAAAGGCCTTTTCCTCACACACCTAGCTGCCGTGGCCTGGTGGATTACACgattacacacatacactgtgCACATTGATGCATGTTACAAATATGCAAAAGTTGGGTTTCATAAAAGCCGTGAGAATTTGAAATGAACCAAAATACACAAGGACTACACATGCCACAGAATCAATGTAcagtaatgtaaaaaaataaatgaacaagtaCCTACATGTATCTTCCCGAAAAGCACAGTCCTACATAAGATAGCATGGATCATAATGTTGAATTCATATATATGTAGCAGATATCTTGTCCACAAAGAATCTGCTATACAATTGTTTAAATGGCTCTGCCATCTCGCATCTTGTCGGCATCCATGTTTCACCACCGTTGAATTGACAGAAGAAGTTGCAACAAACACAATATTGTAAACAAAATGTCACGTTTACACGCTAACTTTGATTATGTTTTGAGACGACCCAACATCAAGGTCTCTGCTGCTCACAACCTGGTTATCTTTTCTCTTTAGACTGTCTATCTATCAGTTAACCTGGTTCTACACATCTCTATACACGCATAGAGATATATACTCTATATATGTCATTAGAATTGTGCTTTGCCACTAAAGAACTACTTGAATGTAGAACCAGTGCTGTCCACTGCTGTGGCGTTACAACATTCCCATTGGTTTTCCCTTCCAAATAATGTGCTTAAGATGGACAGAACCTTGTGTAAGCTGCTTCCCTACTGGATGGAAGTCCTGTAAGTAATGTTACTTTAACTGAGAGAAAAGTTATAAAAACAACTCTTAAAGCTTTGCAAATGGTCTCGTTTTGGTAGCACCTCCATCTGCTGCCTGTGAGCAGAGAAAAAATGCTGAGTCGCTATAAACCCAGACGCCCCAGTaggatttgctctttttttttttaatatacttgTTTTTGTCCAATCAGTTGTACAGTCCACTACACTATTGGTCAAAGGTCTGAAAAGGTTTATGTGGATCAAATTGAGAATCATAATTTATTCACATAATGAAGCTGAATGAGCTCGCCTGATACCAAAACTTCACATCGTTTTTGGAAAAGCTGCATATTCTAAGCATGCTTTTCATGTATGAAGTAGGATTCATAATAAGTGTTTATTAATCCTAATTTGGGCCACTAAATTGTGACTGAACCCACTATTGTGACTGTAATGTTAAACCGTAACCATTTACATTTTAGCTTcaggtaaccatagcaacaatgGTGATGCTTTGAGGGCAGCTTGTCGAGCGTTATTGCTTTAATACAGTCCAAGGAGGCCCTCAAATATGAGCACGTCCACCATTTAGTAtgacatttaatttgtttgtttttaaggacacaacctcctccctcctccattgGAGCCTGCAGTCCAACGTTATCCAGCTGGGTATCTCGACAATGACCGTGAAGGGCACAGTGTTCCACTAACTTGTTAGCAGCCGTGGGCAAAGTAGAAGGCCGGCAGTCTTTGGAGAGAAATGAAACGCCACTCGGCCGGAACTGGCGTTTCGGCTCCACCAAACTACTCGGATTTATGGCAGTAAAGGTCTTTGAGGGCTTTCAGCTCTTCAATTAGTGTCTTGTTTTGGTTCTCCAGGACGGCCACTCGGTTCTCCAGACACTTGACgtactccttcttcttcctgcgGCATTCCCGCGCTGCCTCTCTGTGGGAAGGATGAGGCACAGGCTGTCTTTCTGATTCACATTCACGGGGCGCTCTGATCAATGCCGAGCCGTCCTGTGCTCTGTGTTTTCATACCTGTTCTTCATGAGGCGGACTTCCCGTTTGCGGGTCACCTCCACGGTGGCGCCCTGGGTGGGCAGGGCAGGGGAGGATGCCATGACCACCCCTGGGGCGAGGGTGCTAGCCGGGGCCGCTCGGATCTGGTAAGCCTGGACGTCTCCGGAGGCGGCTGAAAGGAGAGGTCGGCAGAGGTGTCACGTTCTGAGAATCATTAgctcagagaggagaggaacgaATAAAATGCCTTCTTACttaataaaatacacaacagTAATGGATCTAGGTATAAAACACTGCTTCACTAATACAGCACGCCCACCTTGGACCACCACCTGGTTACTGGGAACCAGTATCTGCTGGCCGTCGCTGGTCTGCGCGTACTGGAGGATGGTGGCTCCGGGCTGGGCGGTTGCCCCTGCGTTGGTCATGGTCAGAGTCTGGAGGCCCTGGACTCCGTCCGTGCCGTTGTTGGCCAGCTGAATGGCTCCCCCCTGTGTGATGGCGACTGTGCGTTTGGTGAGAGGGAACAATTCAAGACACGGGATGAAACATGAGACACAAACAATGTTATAATGTCGCAAAAAAATCCATTCTAATGCAGTTCTGAATTcctataaaaataataataatgatgtaataataacaacaattataataacaataacaacccAATAAATGATATCAGTGATTAAGTCCAACGCCATGCATCCCTCATTGATCACCTACTGTATTGGCCGCTGCTGGTCTGGTAGATAGGCGTTGGCACAGTGACGGTGGTGATGGAGTGTGTGGCGGCCACAGAGGACGACTCCTCCTCGGCCCTCTCCTCCTCGATGCGGGGGACGCCCGGCGCGTCCGACGAAAGGTCGTTGAGGATTTTCCTGTCGGGCGGCAGGAATTTCATCATCAGAGGTTACAATGAACACCGTTTGACCACAGCGAACAAGCTGGaaaatgattctatttaaaCAAAGAGCTaataatgaacacacacacacacacgcactaccTGTATGAGGGGCGTCGTGACAGAATCTCTCTGCGCTTCTGGGAGTCAGTGACACTGTCTACGGACTCCTGTGAATCCTCACTTTCTGCTATGCTGGAGATCtggaaacaaaccaacaaacccTCTGACTCCATGttctttaattcatttattgtgtgtgtgtgtgtttcacctgCACAGTCTGGATCTGCGGGGACTGGATCACCGAGGGCTGTGCGGCCTGGATCACACCGTGGACCTGAACCGTCTGTCCATTGGGAAGCTGAACCAGCGTTACCGTGGGGCCGGTTGCCGAGACGTGgcctgttgtcatggttacctgAAAATTCGGAGGGGGGACGTGATTTGTGCTGCTTGCCACATGCAGTTTTAAGTCAAactcttttttccccttcattttacattcaaattcattgACCCCAAATGTTTGGATGAATTTCCTGATCCTGAAATGCCACC harbors:
- the creb1b gene encoding cyclic AMP-responsive element-binding protein 1b, translating into MESVEVQQGAETAVSETETQHITQAQLATLAQVTMTTGHVSATGPTVTLVQLPNGQTVQVHGVIQAAQPSVIQSPQIQTVQISSIAESEDSQESVDSVTDSQKRREILSRRPSYRKILNDLSSDAPGVPRIEEERAEEESSSVAATHSITTVTVPTPIYQTSSGQYIAITQGGAIQLANNGTDGVQGLQTLTMTNAGATAQPGATILQYAQTSDGQQILVPSNQVVVQAASGDVQAYQIRAAPASTLAPGVVMASSPALPTQGATVEVTRKREVRLMKNREAARECRRKKKEYVKCLENRVAVLENQNKTLIEELKALKDLYCHKSE